One region of Danio rerio strain Tuebingen ecotype United States chromosome 5, GRCz12tu, whole genome shotgun sequence genomic DNA includes:
- the camsap1b gene encoding calmodulin-regulated spectrin-associated protein 1-B isoform X4 — protein sequence MEDGGLGMDAELGADSARRKMEAAGEALEIVPLEMYDSARAKIAANLRWLFAKAFGIDHIPEDLRDPFYTDQYEQEHIKPPVIRLLLSCELYCRVCALILKGDQVASLQSHQSVIQALSRKGIYVMEDDDTPVTDSDLTCQPIKMSSHIPMIDALMMAYTVEMISIEKVVSCVKRFSTFSASKELPFDLEDAMIFWINKVNLKMREITEKEHKSKQHLLESPSHQKVRYRRDHASGRQLPYFQMLEDLIRDVCDGAALLTVVHYYCPELMKLDDICLKEVTSIADSLYNIQLLKEFANEYLNKSFYLTLEDLLYAPPVLKHSVMVFIAELFWWFEIVKPEFVQPRDVQEFKDARAVSQPKSARPTVPISNATKRSFLVSPGAADPVLPVQNSPEVCNSNKGSSGFSPSHPLLPLRQRQKKAQPAEESTACRNRSNSLTQEGHPRGSVAWSDKRQRPLSQLNRYVLHSATDSDADLASGDSVSLTCSISEDSLASTVTPKHQSHPGQGSVRRINGHSLLGNVNMDEEDELVAIARADPSKNDITLTNSEDTERQGVTPGAKSIWGRQEDASSDSRTASFFLEPLMPAVLRPAKEKSISLNKEEESGEGRQRGSTRRVAGAESAASSTRRRPPQTLNRTFTPNTSSEFETTIEPKSSEFVPPAPGQMQAFRPLVTSSVEPSSAERSPGFYLHSSVTEEKRPVQAWDAHPGTSDLETVETIEEQDAELTKELHPDKKQHFEEEVESAKLREDMNVKEHEDKDGGSRCSSPGQQSQVSSVASGSIRMTSFAERKMQRFGSNQDIRSSTSSSQRTTPDGSESCPLPLTSWRMKRDQSPTPQNKDNANMLASELVQLHMQLEEKRRAIESQKKKMEILTARQRLKLGKAAFLHIVKKGKSDTLPQPTKSEFYLKEGQKLNEEKEVSSKDDTCVDALRDRSKEAEEPEKASLEWAGGGTVSPSPLDVEEEVDLNECNRSIELLNEAIGSIQQQMMQLSLQQEMLMKQNLQSPTSAASPLANDQSNTSEPRVRASIHFVEPSGSPVVRKPPKLSSARPRSKPSELLLGKEHSKGQKSSTPTPTDSPSARSIQGGRTPKAESQDFVQSSVRSESFNKDKGNHKGTTFHLNDEANMRMVSREPSSVALGVTFEESMSLRDTETTFDDGTARDNLISSEDISRGKANLIEVDLSDLAANTDDESTNALDVTADGSDGEKKSGMGFFFKDEQKAEDELAKKRAAFLLKQQRKAEEARLRKQQLEAESEQKRDETRRKAEEERIRKEEEKARRELIKQEYLRKKQLELCEEQEQPQPKPKTKPKKQRLKSVVKEEPSIDPLPKCPAANENLISAQSGSSLSLASVATTEPDSVNSGGAGSQRGESVESFPGLSRNSSRTTERDWDNGSTASSITSTSMAEYTGPKLFKEPSAKSNKPIIHNAISHCCLAGKVNEPQKNSILEELERCESNHLMILFRDSGCQFRALYSYFPDTEEIHKLTGTGPKSITKKMIDKLYKYSSDRKQFTVIPAKTVSVSVDALTIHNHLWQAKRPAGPKKSAK from the exons AGTTCCCACATCCCCATGATTGATGCTTTGATGATGGCCTACACCGTGGAGATGATCAGCATTGAGAAGGTCGTGTCCTGCGTGAAGCGTTTCTCCACATTCAGTGCCTCCAAGGAGCTTCCCTTTGACCTCGAGGATGCAATGATCTTCTGGATCAACAAG GTGAACTTGAAAATGAGGGAGATCACAGAGAAAGAGCACAAATCAAAACAGCATCTGCTGGAATCTCCAAGTCATCAGAAG GTACGGTACCGGCGAGATCACGCTTCAGGTCGACAGCTTCCCTATTTCCAGATGCTGGAAGACCTGATTAGAGACGTGTGTGACGGTGCTGCATTGCTGACCGTGGTCCATTACTACTGCCCTGAACTGATGAAGCTTGACG ATATCTGCTTGAAAGAGGTGACCTCAATAGCAGACAGCCTTTATAATATCCAGCTGCTGAAAGAGTTTGCCAATGAGTACCTTAACAAAAGCTTCTATTTGACTCTTGAAGACCTGTTATATGCACCACCTGTGCTCAAG CACAGTGTCATGGTATTTATAGCGGAGCTCTTCTGGTGGTTTGAGATCGTCAAGCCTGAGTTTGTCCAGCCGAGAGATGTTCAAGAGTTCAAAGATg CAAGAGCAGTGAGCCAGCCCAAGAGTGCCAGGCCTACTGTGCCCATTTCCAACGCCACAAAACGAAGCTTCCTGGTGTCTCCGGGTGCGGCTGATCCAGTGCTTCCTGTTCAGAACAGCCCGGAAGTTTGTAACAG TAACAAGGGGAGTTCTGGCTTCAGCCCCTCACATCCACTTCTGCCACTGAGACAAAGACAGAAGAaagctcagccagcagaggaaaGCACGG CCTGTCGAAATCGATCTAATTCATTGACGCAGGAAGGTCATCCCAGAGGATCTGTGGCTTGGTCAGATAAACGGCAGCG GCCACTGTCTCAGCTGAATCGGTATGTTCTTCACTCTGCTACGGACAGTGATGCAGACTTGGCCTCAGGCGACAGCGTTAGTCTGACGTGCTCTATCAGTGAGGACAGCCTGGCCTCCACGGTCACACCCAAGCATCAGAGCCATCCAGGTCAAGGCAGTGTTAGACGGATCAATGGTCATAGTCTACTTGGCAACGTTAACATGGATGAGGAGGATGAGCTGGTAGCCATTGCCAGGGCCGATCCTTCCAAGAATGACATAACACTGACAAACTCTGAGGATACAGAGCGACAGGGTGTTACCCCTGGTGCTAAAAGCATTTGGGGAAGACAAGAGGATGCATCTTCAGATTCCCGAACAGCCAGTTTCTTCCTGGAACCTCTGATGCCTGCGGTTCTTAGGCCAGCCAAAGAAAAATCTATTAGTTTAAATAAGGAAGAAGAATCTGGAGAGGGACGGCAGAGAGGGTCAACTCGGAGAGTGGCTGGAGCAGAAAGTGCTGCTTCATCAACACGACGGAGACCTCCACAAACTCTCAACCGAACTTTTACCCCTAACACCAGctctgagtttgagaccactatTGAGCCTAAATCAAGTGAATTTGTGCCTCCAGCCCCTGGGCAAATGCAAGCTTTCAGACCACTGGTGACAAGTAGCGTTGAGCCATCTTCTGCTGAGCGGTCACCTGGGTTTTACCTTCATTCTTCGGTCACTGAGGAAAAGAGGCCTGTCCAAGCGTGGGACGCCCATCCAGGGACATCTGATTTAGAGACAGTGGAGACTATTGAAGAGCAGGATGCAGAACTCACCAAAGAGCTCCACCCAGACAAGAAGCAGCATTTTGAGGAGGAAGTAGAGTCTGCCAAACTGCGGGAGGACATGAATGTGAAGGAGCATGAGGATAAGGATGGTGGGAGCAGGTGCTCTAGCCCTGGCCAGCAATCCCAGGTCAGCAGTGTAGCTAGTGGGAGTATACGAATGACCAGCTTTGCAGAACGAAAAATGCAGAGGTTTGGTAGCAATCAAGATATCCGCTCGAGCACAAGCAGCTCACAGCGGACTACACCAGACGGCTCAGAGAGTTGCCCCCTCCCTCTGACCTCCTGGAGGATGAAGAGAGACCAGAGTCCCACACCACAGAACAAGGACAATGCCAACATGCTGGCATCAGAACTTGTTCAACTCCACATGCAACTTGAAGAAAAGAGACGTGCAATTGAATCCCAAAAGAAGAAGATGGAAATCTTGACAGCAAGACAGCGGCTTAAGCTTGGGAAAGCAGCCTTCCTGCACATAGTCAAGAAAGGCAAGAGTGACACTCTCCCGCAGCCTACCAAGTCTGAGTTCTACTTGAAAGAGGGCCAAAAACTCAATGAAGAAAAGGAGGTGTCATCAAAAGATGATACCTGCGTTGATGCCTTGAGAGACCGGTCAAAAGAGGCTGAAGAGCCAGAGAAGGCATCTCTTGAGTGGGCAGGTGGTGGGACTGTGTCTCCTAGTCCCTTGGATGTGGAGGAAGAGGTAGATCTTAATGAATGCAATCGCTCTATTGAATTACTAAATGAGGCCATAGGAAGCATTCAGCAACAGATGATGCAGCTTTCTCTTCAGCAAGAAATGCTCATGAAACAGAATCTTCAATCGCCAACCAGTGCTGCTTCACCGCTTGCCAATGACCAGAGTAACACATCTGAACCAAGGGTCAGAGCTTCAATACATTTTGTTGAACCAAGTGGCAGCCCTGTTGTGCGAAAGCCACCCAAGCTAAGCTCAGCACGGCCACGCTCCAAACCTTCAGAGCTGTTGCTAGGTAAGGAGCATAGTAAGGGTCAGAAGAGCTCCACTCCTACACCTACTGATAGCCCTTCTGCAAGGTCCATTCAAGGGGGCAGGACCCCCAAAGCAGAGTCTCAGGACTTTGTGCAAAGCTCTGTAAGATCGGAATCATTCAACAAAGATAAAGGGAATCACAAAGGCACTACATTCCACCTTAATGATGAAGCTAATATGAGGATGGTCTCAAGGGAACCCAGTTCTGTGGCACTTGGAGTCACTTTTGAAGAATCCATGTCCTTGAGGGATACAGAGACTACTTTTGATGATGGCACTGCAAGGGATAACCTTATATCCTCAGAGGATATTTCTAGAGGAAAAGCCAATCTTATTGAAGTTGACTTGTCTGATTTGGCTGCCAATACAGATGATGAAAGCACCAATGCATTGGATGTCACCGCTGATGGAAGTGATGGGGAAAAGAAGTCTGGCATGGGCTTCTTTTTTAAG GATGAGCAAAAAGCAGAGGATGAATTGGCCAAAAAGCGAGCCGCATTTCTCCTGAAACAACAGAGGAAGGCCGAGGAGGCTCGACTCCGCAAGCAACAACTGGAGGCTGAAAGTGAGCAGAAAAGAGATGAAACCAG GAGGAAAGCTGAAGAGGAAAGAAtcagaaaagaggaggagaaggccAGGAGAGAGTTGATAAAGCAAGAGTACCTTAGGAAGAAACAGCTGGAGCTGTGTGAAGAGCAAGAACAGCCTCAGCCCAAACCCAAGACCAAGCCCAAAAAACAAAGGCTGAAGTCTGTGGTGAAGGAGGAACCCTCCATTGATCCTCTTCCCAAGTGCCCTGCTGCCA ATGAGAATCTCATCAGTGCCCAGTCTGGCTCTAGTCTATCACTGGCTTCTGTGGCCACCACTGAACCAGACAGTGTCAACTCAGGAGGGGCGGGATCTCAGCG AGGAGAATCAGTCGAGTCATTTCCAGGTCTCAGTCGCAATTCCAGTCGGACTACAGAGAGAGACTGGGACAACGGCTCCACCGCGTCTTCCATTACATCAACATCCATGGCGGAATACACGG GACCCAAACTTTTCAAGGAACCAAGTGCGAAGTCCAACAAGCCGATAATCCACAACGCCATTTCTCATTGCTGCTTAGCAGGGAAAGTCAACGAACCGCAGAAGAACTCCATTCTTGAG GAGCTGGAGAGGTGTGAATCCAACCACTTGATGATTCTCTTCCGGGACAGCGGCTGCCAATTCAGAGCCCTTTACTCATACTTCCCTGACACAGAGGAGATCCACAAGCTCACCGGCACCGGGCCCAAGAGCATCACTAAAAAGATGATCGACAAACTCTATAAGTACAGCTCGGACCGCAAGCAGTTCACTGTAATCCCCGCCAAGACTGTGTCTGTGAGTGTAGATGCGCTGACTATCCATAACCACCTGTGGCAAGCTAAAAGACCCGCAGGGCCAAAAAAGAGCGCGAAGTGA
- the camsap1b gene encoding calmodulin-regulated spectrin-associated protein 1-B (The RefSeq protein has 9 substitutions compared to this genomic sequence) encodes MEDGGLGMDAELGADSARRKMEAAGEALEIVPLEMYDSARAKIAANLRWLFAKAFGIDHIPEDLRDPFYRDQYEQEHIKPPVIRLLLSCELYCRVCALILKGDQVASLQSHQSVIQALSRKGIYVMEDDDTPVTDSDLTCQPIKMSSHIPMIDALMMAYTVEMISIEKVVSCVKRFSTFSASKELPFDLEDAMIFWINKVNLKMREITEKEHKSKQHLLESPSHQKSPSKWYWKLVPVRYRRDHASGRQLPYFQMLEDLIRDVCDGAALLTVVHYYCPELMKLDDICLKEVTSIADSLYNIQLLKEFANEYLNKSFYLTLEDLLYAPPVLKHNVMVFIAELFWWFEIVKPEFVQPRDVQEFKDARAVSQPKSARPTVPISNATKRSFLVSPGAADPVLPVQNSPEVCNSNKGSSGFSPSHPLLPLRQRQKKAQPAEESTACRNRSNSLTQEGHPRGSVAWSDKRQRPLSQLNRYVLHSATDSDADLASGDSVSLTCSISEDSLASTVTPKHQSHPGQGSVRRINGHSLLGNVNMDEEEELVAIARADPSKNDITLTNSEDTERQGVTPGAKSIWGRQEDASSDSRTASFFLEPLMPAVLRPAKEKSISLNKEEESGEGRQRGSTRRVAGAESAASSTRRRPPQTLNRTFTPNTSSEFETTIEPKSSEFVPPAPGQMQAFRPLVTSSVEPSSAERSPGFYLHSSVTEEKRPVQAWDAHPGTSDIETVETIEEQDAELTKELHPDKKQHFEEEVESAKLREDMNVKEHEDKDGGSRCSSPGQQSQVSSVASGSIRMTSFAERKMQRFGSNQDIRSSTSSSQRTTPDGSESCPLPLTSWRMKRDQSPTPQNKDNANMLASELVQLHMQLEEKRRAIESQKKKMEILTARQRLKLGKAAFLHIVKKGKSDTLPQPTKSEFYLKEGQKLNEEKEVSSKDDTCVDALRDRSKEAEEPEKASCEWAGGGTVSSSPLDVEEEVDLNECNRSIELLNEAIGSIQQQMMQLSLQQEMLMKQNIQSPTSATSPLANDQINTSEPRVRASIHFVEPSGSPVVRKPPKLSSARPRSKPSELLLGKEHSKGQKSSTPTPTDSPSARSIQGGRTPKAESQDFVQSSVRSESFNKDKGNHKGTTFHLNDEANMRMVSREPSSVALGVTFEESMSLRDTETTFDDGTARDNLISSEDISRGKANLIEVDLSDLAANTDDESTNALDVTADGSDGEKKSGMGFFFKDEQKAEDELAKKRAAFLLKQQRKAEEARLRKQQLEAESEQKRDETRRKAEEERIRKEEEKARRELIKQEYLRKKQLELCEEQEQPQPKPKTKPKKQRLKSVVKEEPSIDPLPKCPAANENLISAQSGSSLSLASVATTEPDSVNSGGAGSQRGESVESFPGLSRNSSRTTERDWDNGSTASSITSTSMAEYTGPKLFKEPSAKSNKPIIHNAISHCCLAGKVNEPQKNSILEELERCESNHLMILFRDSGCQFRALYSYFPDTEEIHKLTGTGPKSITKKMIDKLYKYSSDRKQFTVIPAKTVSVSVDALTIHNHLWQAKRPAGPKKSAK; translated from the exons AGTTCCCACATCCCCATGATTGATGCTTTGATGATGGCCTACACCGTGGAGATGATCAGCATTGAGAAGGTCGTGTCCTGCGTGAAGCGTTTCTCCACATTCAGTGCCTCCAAGGAGCTTCCCTTTGACCTCGAGGATGCAATGATCTTCTGGATCAACAAG GTGAACTTGAAAATGAGGGAGATCACAGAGAAAGAGCACAAATCAAAACAGCATCTGCTGGAATCTCCAAGTCATCAGAAG TCTCCCTCAAAATGGTATTGGAAACTAGTACCT GTACGGTACCGGCGAGATCACGCTTCAGGTCGACAGCTTCCCTATTTCCAGATGCTGGAAGACCTGATTAGAGACGTGTGTGACGGTGCTGCATTGCTGACCGTGGTCCATTACTACTGCCCTGAACTGATGAAGCTTGACG ATATCTGCTTGAAAGAGGTGACCTCAATAGCAGACAGCCTTTATAATATCCAGCTGCTGAAAGAGTTTGCCAATGAGTACCTTAACAAAAGCTTCTATTTGACTCTTGAAGACCTGTTATATGCACCACCTGTGCTCAAG CACAGTGTCATGGTATTTATAGCGGAGCTCTTCTGGTGGTTTGAGATCGTCAAGCCTGAGTTTGTCCAGCCGAGAGATGTTCAAGAGTTCAAAGATg CAAGAGCAGTGAGCCAGCCCAAGAGTGCCAGGCCTACTGTGCCCATTTCCAACGCCACAAAACGAAGCTTCCTGGTGTCTCCGGGTGCGGCTGATCCAGTGCTTCCTGTTCAGAACAGCCCGGAAGTTTGTAACAG TAACAAGGGGAGTTCTGGCTTCAGCCCCTCACATCCACTTCTGCCACTGAGACAAAGACAGAAGAaagctcagccagcagaggaaaGCACGG CCTGTCGAAATCGATCTAATTCATTGACGCAGGAAGGTCATCCCAGAGGATCTGTGGCTTGGTCAGATAAACGGCAGCG GCCACTGTCTCAGCTGAATCGGTATGTTCTTCACTCTGCTACGGACAGTGATGCAGACTTGGCCTCAGGCGACAGCGTTAGTCTGACGTGCTCTATCAGTGAGGACAGCCTGGCCTCCACGGTCACACCCAAGCATCAGAGCCATCCAGGTCAAGGCAGTGTTAGACGGATCAATGGTCATAGTCTACTTGGCAACGTTAACATGGATGAGGAGGATGAGCTGGTAGCCATTGCCAGGGCCGATCCTTCCAAGAATGACATAACACTGACAAACTCTGAGGATACAGAGCGACAGGGTGTTACCCCTGGTGCTAAAAGCATTTGGGGAAGACAAGAGGATGCATCTTCAGATTCCCGAACAGCCAGTTTCTTCCTGGAACCTCTGATGCCTGCGGTTCTTAGGCCAGCCAAAGAAAAATCTATTAGTTTAAATAAGGAAGAAGAATCTGGAGAGGGACGGCAGAGAGGGTCAACTCGGAGAGTGGCTGGAGCAGAAAGTGCTGCTTCATCAACACGACGGAGACCTCCACAAACTCTCAACCGAACTTTTACCCCTAACACCAGctctgagtttgagaccactatTGAGCCTAAATCAAGTGAATTTGTGCCTCCAGCCCCTGGGCAAATGCAAGCTTTCAGACCACTGGTGACAAGTAGCGTTGAGCCATCTTCTGCTGAGCGGTCACCTGGGTTTTACCTTCATTCTTCGGTCACTGAGGAAAAGAGGCCTGTCCAAGCGTGGGACGCCCATCCAGGGACATCTGATTTAGAGACAGTGGAGACTATTGAAGAGCAGGATGCAGAACTCACCAAAGAGCTCCACCCAGACAAGAAGCAGCATTTTGAGGAGGAAGTAGAGTCTGCCAAACTGCGGGAGGACATGAATGTGAAGGAGCATGAGGATAAGGATGGTGGGAGCAGGTGCTCTAGCCCTGGCCAGCAATCCCAGGTCAGCAGTGTAGCTAGTGGGAGTATACGAATGACCAGCTTTGCAGAACGAAAAATGCAGAGGTTTGGTAGCAATCAAGATATCCGCTCGAGCACAAGCAGCTCACAGCGGACTACACCAGACGGCTCAGAGAGTTGCCCCCTCCCTCTGACCTCCTGGAGGATGAAGAGAGACCAGAGTCCCACACCACAGAACAAGGACAATGCCAACATGCTGGCATCAGAACTTGTTCAACTCCACATGCAACTTGAAGAAAAGAGACGTGCAATTGAATCCCAAAAGAAGAAGATGGAAATCTTGACAGCAAGACAGCGGCTTAAGCTTGGGAAAGCAGCCTTCCTGCACATAGTCAAGAAAGGCAAGAGTGACACTCTCCCGCAGCCTACCAAGTCTGAGTTCTACTTGAAAGAGGGCCAAAAACTCAATGAAGAAAAGGAGGTGTCATCAAAAGATGATACCTGCGTTGATGCCTTGAGAGACCGGTCAAAAGAGGCTGAAGAGCCAGAGAAGGCATCTCTTGAGTGGGCAGGTGGTGGGACTGTGTCTCCTAGTCCCTTGGATGTGGAGGAAGAGGTAGATCTTAATGAATGCAATCGCTCTATTGAATTACTAAATGAGGCCATAGGAAGCATTCAGCAACAGATGATGCAGCTTTCTCTTCAGCAAGAAATGCTCATGAAACAGAATCTTCAATCGCCAACCAGTGCTGCTTCACCGCTTGCCAATGACCAGAGTAACACATCTGAACCAAGGGTCAGAGCTTCAATACATTTTGTTGAACCAAGTGGCAGCCCTGTTGTGCGAAAGCCACCCAAGCTAAGCTCAGCACGGCCACGCTCCAAACCTTCAGAGCTGTTGCTAGGTAAGGAGCATAGTAAGGGTCAGAAGAGCTCCACTCCTACACCTACTGATAGCCCTTCTGCAAGGTCCATTCAAGGGGGCAGGACCCCCAAAGCAGAGTCTCAGGACTTTGTGCAAAGCTCTGTAAGATCGGAATCATTCAACAAAGATAAAGGGAATCACAAAGGCACTACATTCCACCTTAATGATGAAGCTAATATGAGGATGGTCTCAAGGGAACCCAGTTCTGTGGCACTTGGAGTCACTTTTGAAGAATCCATGTCCTTGAGGGATACAGAGACTACTTTTGATGATGGCACTGCAAGGGATAACCTTATATCCTCAGAGGATATTTCTAGAGGAAAAGCCAATCTTATTGAAGTTGACTTGTCTGATTTGGCTGCCAATACAGATGATGAAAGCACCAATGCATTGGATGTCACCGCTGATGGAAGTGATGGGGAAAAGAAGTCTGGCATGGGCTTCTTTTTTAAG GATGAGCAAAAAGCAGAGGATGAATTGGCCAAAAAGCGAGCCGCATTTCTCCTGAAACAACAGAGGAAGGCCGAGGAGGCTCGACTCCGCAAGCAACAACTGGAGGCTGAAAGTGAGCAGAAAAGAGATGAAACCAG GAGGAAAGCTGAAGAGGAAAGAAtcagaaaagaggaggagaaggccAGGAGAGAGTTGATAAAGCAAGAGTACCTTAGGAAGAAACAGCTGGAGCTGTGTGAAGAGCAAGAACAGCCTCAGCCCAAACCCAAGACCAAGCCCAAAAAACAAAGGCTGAAGTCTGTGGTGAAGGAGGAACCCTCCATTGATCCTCTTCCCAAGTGCCCTGCTGCCA ATGAGAATCTCATCAGTGCCCAGTCTGGCTCTAGTCTATCACTGGCTTCTGTGGCCACCACTGAACCAGACAGTGTCAACTCAGGAGGGGCGGGATCTCAGCG AGGAGAATCAGTCGAGTCATTTCCAGGTCTCAGTCGCAATTCCAGTCGGACTACAGAGAGAGACTGGGACAACGGCTCCACCGCGTCTTCCATTACATCAACATCCATGGCGGAATACACGG GACCCAAACTTTTCAAGGAACCAAGTGCGAAGTCCAACAAGCCGATAATCCACAACGCCATTTCTCATTGCTGCTTAGCAGGGAAAGTCAACGAACCGCAGAAGAACTCCATTCTTGAG GAGCTGGAGAGGTGTGAATCCAACCACTTGATGATTCTCTTCCGGGACAGCGGCTGCCAATTCAGAGCCCTTTACTCATACTTCCCTGACACAGAGGAGATCCACAAGCTCACCGGCACCGGGCCCAAGAGCATCACTAAAAAGATGATCGACAAACTCTATAAGTACAGCTCGGACCGCAAGCAGTTCACTGTAATCCCCGCCAAGACTGTGTCTGTGAGTGTAGATGCGCTGACTATCCATAACCACCTGTGGCAAGCTAAAAGACCCGCAGGGCCAAAAAAGAGCGCGAAGTGA